In a single window of the Rhodoferax saidenbachensis genome:
- a CDS encoding pilus (MSHA type) biogenesis protein MshL — MNDFSPIALPSARRPSLALWTLLGASLLSGCAALNRPLRTPDVSATVQAELAAPAPTKAVPAKVSDALAEPATPAVVLPPEPRLDLLVSNAQAREVFLAIVADTRYSMLMHPDVSGTLSVTLRGVTVTEALEAIRDVYGYDFKIEGRRITVYAPTLQTRVFTINYPTSLRTGSSELRVSSGAGLQSTTTGTGTSATTGGTTTSQQPENSRVSTTSRSDFWGELAASVRSLVGTGEGRNVVSSPQAGILAVRAMPEELRQVDKFLKATQASVERQVMLEAKVVEVELRDGYQSGVNWGALGSDVNGQVALGVMGSGVSGTNPFAQGTTTINGAVAFPAGGGGLFGLALATSQFAAVLGFLETQGDVQTLSSPRLATLNNQKAVLKVGSDEFYVTGVTGGTSTSSSSNTSSSNTTMPTVTLTPFFSGISLDVTPQIDDGVNVTLHVHPSLTTVTEKTKQVDLGSVGNYRLPLASSSVNETDTLVRIQDGNIVAIGGLMQLESSRNASGLPGTTGMPGLGALFGNRSTQGRKKEVIVLIKPTIIRTAADWEAQSRRARAALEDMDASRARVIQIDGNLAK; from the coding sequence ATGAATGATTTTTCTCCCATCGCGCTACCCTCTGCCCGGCGGCCCTCACTCGCACTGTGGACCCTGCTGGGTGCGAGCCTGCTGAGTGGTTGTGCTGCGTTGAACCGCCCGCTGCGCACCCCGGATGTGAGTGCCACCGTGCAGGCCGAACTGGCAGCTCCCGCACCCACGAAGGCAGTGCCCGCCAAGGTGTCCGACGCGTTGGCAGAGCCTGCCACCCCGGCGGTGGTTTTGCCCCCCGAACCCCGGCTGGACCTGCTGGTGAGCAACGCCCAGGCGCGCGAGGTATTCCTTGCCATCGTGGCCGACACCCGCTACAGCATGCTCATGCATCCCGACGTGTCGGGCACCCTGTCAGTCACTTTGCGGGGGGTCACGGTGACGGAAGCGCTGGAAGCGATTCGCGATGTCTATGGCTACGACTTCAAGATCGAGGGCCGTCGTATCACCGTCTACGCCCCCACGTTGCAGACGCGTGTGTTCACCATCAACTACCCGACATCTTTGCGTACCGGAAGCAGCGAGTTGCGCGTGTCTTCCGGGGCGGGCCTGCAGAGCACCACGACGGGTACGGGTACCTCTGCGACCACAGGCGGGACCACAACCAGCCAGCAGCCTGAAAACAGCCGCGTGTCGACCACGTCCCGTTCCGACTTCTGGGGTGAGCTGGCGGCTTCGGTGCGCAGCCTGGTGGGAACCGGCGAAGGGCGCAACGTGGTGTCCAGCCCGCAGGCGGGCATTCTGGCCGTACGTGCCATGCCTGAAGAACTGCGCCAGGTGGACAAGTTCCTCAAGGCCACCCAGGCTTCGGTGGAGCGCCAGGTCATGCTGGAAGCCAAAGTGGTTGAAGTGGAACTGCGCGATGGTTATCAAAGCGGCGTGAACTGGGGTGCTTTGGGAAGTGATGTGAATGGGCAGGTGGCGCTCGGCGTGATGGGTAGCGGGGTCAGTGGCACGAACCCCTTTGCACAAGGCACTACCACCATCAATGGCGCGGTAGCTTTCCCGGCAGGTGGTGGGGGATTGTTTGGTCTCGCCCTGGCCACCAGCCAGTTTGCGGCGGTGCTGGGTTTTCTGGAGACACAGGGCGATGTACAAACGCTCTCCAGCCCCCGCCTGGCCACGTTGAACAACCAGAAGGCGGTGCTCAAGGTCGGTTCAGACGAGTTTTATGTGACCGGTGTGACGGGCGGTACGTCTACCAGCAGCAGCTCCAACACAAGCAGCAGCAATACCACCATGCCGACGGTGACACTGACACCGTTTTTCTCTGGTATTTCGCTGGATGTGACGCCGCAGATTGACGATGGCGTGAACGTCACGTTGCATGTGCACCCATCACTCACCACGGTGACCGAAAAGACCAAGCAGGTCGATCTGGGGAGTGTGGGCAATTACCGCTTGCCGCTGGCCTCTAGCAGCGTGAATGAGACCGACACGCTGGTGCGGATTCAGGACGGCAACATCGTTGCCATTGGCGGCCTGATGCAGTTGGAATCCAGCCGCAATGCGTCGGGCCTTCCCGGTACCACGGGTATGCCGGGGCTGGGTGCTCTGTTTGGCAACCGGTCCACACAAGGCCGCAAGAAAGAAGTGATTGTGTTGATCAAACCCACCATCATCCGTACCGCTGCCGACTGGGAAGCCCAGTCGCGTCGCGCCCGCGCTGCGCTGGAAGACATGGACGCAAGCCGGGCCCGTGTGATCCAGATTGACGGTAACCTGGCCAAGTAA
- a CDS encoding ExeA family protein, producing MYLGHFSLREAPFSITPDTDFYYPHEGAQASLNMLLVALRSGEGFVKVVGELGCGKTVLCRQLLKVLQGEFVTAYIPNPDMGPDDLLMALCAELNFEVVQPPQRHQMLGALRDGLLAHAEQGRKVLVCIDEAQAIPVRTVESLRLLSNLETEKRKLLQLVLLGQPDLDDKLARPEIRQLLQRITFSEYLGPMHAKRVATYLEHRLATAALNGNTDIQLFTPRAAMAIAHYSAGVPRLINILAHKCLMLAYGEDRQRVSVAHVHLAARDTPGIKARRPWWLWLRPLRRSPVHGAWRETDAFQPLGGAREDPP from the coding sequence ATGTATCTGGGGCATTTTTCACTCAGGGAAGCCCCTTTTTCCATCACGCCGGATACGGACTTTTATTATCCGCACGAAGGCGCGCAGGCCTCTCTGAACATGCTGCTGGTGGCATTGCGCAGTGGGGAGGGCTTTGTCAAGGTGGTGGGCGAATTGGGCTGCGGCAAGACCGTTTTGTGCCGCCAGCTGCTCAAGGTCTTGCAGGGTGAGTTTGTCACCGCCTACATCCCCAACCCCGACATGGGGCCCGATGATTTGCTGATGGCGCTGTGTGCAGAGCTGAACTTCGAGGTCGTGCAACCGCCGCAGCGTCACCAGATGCTGGGGGCCCTGCGCGATGGTTTGCTGGCCCATGCCGAACAGGGGCGCAAGGTGTTGGTTTGTATTGACGAAGCGCAGGCCATCCCCGTGCGCACCGTGGAGAGCCTGCGGCTGCTTTCCAACCTTGAAACAGAAAAGCGAAAGCTGTTGCAGCTGGTGTTGTTAGGCCAGCCGGATCTGGACGACAAGCTGGCGCGCCCCGAGATTCGCCAACTGCTGCAGCGCATTACCTTCAGCGAATACCTGGGGCCCATGCACGCCAAACGGGTTGCGACCTACCTAGAACATCGCCTCGCCACGGCCGCATTGAATGGCAACACAGACATTCAGCTCTTCACACCCCGGGCTGCCATGGCGATTGCCCACTACAGTGCGGGCGTGCCACGGCTGATCAACATCCTGGCGCACAAATGCCTGATGTTGGCCTATGGCGAAGACCGGCAGCGTGTGTCGGTGGCGCATGTGCACCTGGCCGCGCGGGATACACCGGGCATCAAAGCGCGCAGGCCCTGGTGGCTGTGGCTGCGCCCGCTTCGGCGCAGTCCGGTGCATGGCGCATGGCGTGAAACGGATGCATTCCAGCCTCTGGGCGGTGCACGGGAGGATCCTCCATGA